The DNA window TCTTGTCGGTGTAGAGCTCCAGCGCCTCGAGCGGCGGGCCGTCATACTCCTCGAACCCGTAGCTGCGCGCCACTTCGCGCCAGGTGCTCGTGATGTGCTCGCGAACAGCGAAGTCGGCAGGGTAGAAATCCCGGAAGCCCGGCAGGCTCGTATACGTCGGCATTCGCGCGAATCTAGACGGCGAACGAAGGGGGCGGCAAGGAGGCATCCGCGCCCCACGGCGCGTGGCGGAGTGCGATCATGGCGTCACCAACCGTGTGGAAGGAGCCCGTAACCACGACGGTTCCGCCGCGCGCTGCCCGCCACACCGCCTCCAGCGCCGCCGTGAAGTCTTCGATCACCCGCGTGTTCGCCGAGGGCACCGCGGCCAGCACCTCGACAGGATCCCAGCAGCGGTCCCGCGGTGCGGTCGGCGGCGTCGTCAGCACGACGTCGTCGGCCGCTGCCTGCAGCGGGCGCAGCATTGCGCGCCAGTTCTTGTCGCCCAGCACGCCGACCAGCATCACCAGCGGCCGGGGGAGCCGCAGGGCGTCGAGCGCATCGACCAGGACGTGCACGCCTGCCTCGTTGTGTGCGACGTCGTAGAGCCAGCTCGTGTCCGCGCTGCGCACCAGCTGCAGCCGCCCCGGCCATTCGACCCCCGCCACGCCCTGCACGACGGCGTCCGCGTCCGGGCGCCAGTGTTCCCTGAGCCGGTCGACCGCCCGGACGGCGAGGGCGACGTTGCGCGCCTGGTGCGCACCCACGAGCGGCGTTTCGACGTGCAGTGTGCCGAAGTGATCCGTGCGCACGGTCATGCTGGTGCCGGACGCGCGGACGACCACGTTGCGGGGCTCGTTCGCCGGCAGCACCTCCAGCGCTGCGCCTGCAGCGTTTGCGGCCCTCCGGAATACGTCGAGCACCGTTGGATTCGACTCGGCAGTGACGGCGGGAACGCCCGGCTTGATGATGCCCGCCTTCTCCCGTGCCACCTCCTCGACGGTGTTGCCCAGGAGCTGGACGTGGTCCAGAGAGACGTTGGTGAGCACGCTCACCTCGGGCGTGATCACGTTGGTTGCGTCCAGGCGACCCCCCAGGCCGACCTCGATGACGGCGACGTCGACGCCGGCGTCGGCGAGCGCCAGCAAGCCGATCGCAGTCGTCGCTTCGAAGAAGGATGGTTCTGCTGCGGTGATGTGGGGCCACAGGCGCTCAGCGGCCGCAAGCAGGGCAGCCCTGTCGACCGGCGCCCCATCGATGCGGATGCGCTCCCGGAACGTCGTCAGGTGCGGCGAGGAGTAAAGGCCGGTGCGGTGACCGGCCCTCTGCAGGATGCTGGCGATCGTCGCCGCGACACTGCCCTTGCCATTCGTGCCGCCGACGTGGATCGTCGCGAAGCGGGTGTGCGGCTCGCCGACGGCCGCCAGCAGCGCACGTGTCCGGTCGAGCCCCCAGCGGATTCCCCCCGTGAGCCGCGGGAACAGCTCACGGACCAGCTCTTCGTAGGTGAGCGCGCTCAAGCGCTTGCGCGATCCTCCGGGCGGCCGTTCTGTGCCGGCGCAGGCTGTGCCAGCATGTGACGAAGCAGCTGGGCGGTGGTCGACTTGAGCTCGCGCCGGTCCACGATCGCGTCCACCATCCCGTGCTGAAGCAGGAACTCCGAACGCTGGAAACCGTCCGGCAGCTCCTGCTTGATCGTCTGCTCGATCACCCGCGGCCCCGCAAACCCGATGAGCGCACCCGGCTCGGCCAGGATGGCATCGCCGAGCATCGCGTACGACGCCGTGACGCCCCCGGTGGTCGGGTTGGTCAGGATCGATACGAACGGGATCCCTTCCTCGTGCAGCTGCGCCAGCATTACCGACGTCTTGGCCATCCGCATCAGCGAGAGGATGCCTTCCATCATGCGCGCACCGCCGGATGCGCTCAGGACGATCAGTGGCATACGCTGCTCGAGCGCCAGGTGGCCCAGCCGGGTGATCTTCTCGCCGACCACCGACCCCATGCTGCCGCCGATGAACTCGAAGTCCATGACGGCGATCGCGACACGGATCCCCTCCATCGTGCCTGTCGCCGTGCGCACCGCATCGCCCGGCCCATGCCGGCGCTCCGCGGTCTCCAGCCGCTGCGGGTACGGCTTCAGGTCGACGAAATCGAGGGGATCGTCGCTGCGCAGCTCCAGGAAGTGCTCCTCGTAGTCCTCGTCATCGAACAGCGCTCGCAGGTAGCCCTCCGCGTCCAGCCGCTGATGATGCCCGCATTCCGGGCAGACGAACAGGTTCTGCTCCATCCGCGCGCGGTACACGATGGCGCCGCACGAAGGACACTTGTCGAACACGTCCGAGGGCAGGTCGCGCCGGTCCTCCGCGCGCAGCTTCTGCTTCGGTTTCTTGAACCAGGACACTCAGTACCGACCTTGTTCCATGGCGACGCGCTGCGAGATGCCGAGCGCCAGGTACGTCGCCAGCAGGAATGAGCCGCCGTAGCTCAGGAACGGCAGCGGAATTCCGGTGATGGGCATGACGCCAAGGGTCATCCCTACGTTGACGAGCACGTGCGTGAACCACGCGCCCAGGATACCGATCACCACGATGCCCGAGAACGGGTCCGTCAGCCGCTCCGCCAGGCGCGCCAGGCGCCAGAGGATGAAGCCGAAGGCCAGGATCA is part of the Longimicrobiales bacterium genome and encodes:
- a CDS encoding folylpolyglutamate synthase/dihydrofolate synthase family protein, which codes for MSALTYEELVRELFPRLTGGIRWGLDRTRALLAAVGEPHTRFATIHVGGTNGKGSVAATIASILQRAGHRTGLYSSPHLTTFRERIRIDGAPVDRAALLAAAERLWPHITAAEPSFFEATTAIGLLALADAGVDVAVIEVGLGGRLDATNVITPEVSVLTNVSLDHVQLLGNTVEEVAREKAGIIKPGVPAVTAESNPTVLDVFRRAANAAGAALEVLPANEPRNVVVRASGTSMTVRTDHFGTLHVETPLVGAHQARNVALAVRAVDRLREHWRPDADAVVQGVAGVEWPGRLQLVRSADTSWLYDVAHNEAGVHVLVDALDALRLPRPLVMLVGVLGDKNWRAMLRPLQAAADDVVLTTPPTAPRDRCWDPVEVLAAVPSANTRVIEDFTAALEAVWRAARGGTVVVTGSFHTVGDAMIALRHAPWGADASLPPPSFAV
- the accD gene encoding acetyl-CoA carboxylase, carboxyltransferase subunit beta produces the protein MSWFKKPKQKLRAEDRRDLPSDVFDKCPSCGAIVYRARMEQNLFVCPECGHHQRLDAEGYLRALFDDEDYEEHFLELRSDDPLDFVDLKPYPQRLETAERRHGPGDAVRTATGTMEGIRVAIAVMDFEFIGGSMGSVVGEKITRLGHLALEQRMPLIVLSASGGARMMEGILSLMRMAKTSVMLAQLHEEGIPFVSILTNPTTGGVTASYAMLGDAILAEPGALIGFAGPRVIEQTIKQELPDGFQRSEFLLQHGMVDAIVDRRELKSTTAQLLRHMLAQPAPAQNGRPEDRASA